A genomic window from Silene latifolia isolate original U9 population chromosome Y, ASM4854445v1, whole genome shotgun sequence includes:
- the LOC141630930 gene encoding uncharacterized protein LOC141630930, producing the protein MCLEYLSRILKVVQKHEKFRFHPLCRRIQLCHLCFADDLILFCKRERTSIELMLKAFDYFSKATRLVMNKSKSNLYCNGIDEQLIKEIEVASGIKRGVVLFTYLGVNVSPKRLSVMDCNCLVEKVVDRIRSLGSRKLSYAERVVLIKAVLQTLHSYWARIFILPKTVIGRLRLSAELTFGMALIIRKALLWCLGRTFSNPKSMVDWG; encoded by the coding sequence ATGTGTCTTGAATATCTAAGCAGAATCCTGAAGGTGGTTCAGAAGCATGAGAAGTTTAGGTTCCATCCTCTTTGCAGAAGGATACAATTGTGTCACCTTTGTTTTGCTGAcgatttaattttgttttgtaaAAGGGAAAGAACTTCTATTGAGCTAATGTTGAAGGCATTTGATTATTTCTCCAAAGCAACTAGATTGGTCATGAATAAGAGCAAGTCCAATCTCTATTGTAATGGTATTGATGAGCAGCTGATCAAAGAGATTGAGGTGGCCTCTGGCATTAAGAGAGGAGTAGTCCTTTTCACATATCTAGGGGTCAATGTCTCCCCTAAAAGGTTGTCTGTGATGGACTGCAATTGTCTAGTGGAAAAGGTGGTGGATAGAATAAGAAGTCTGGGTTCAAGAAAACTATCCTATGCAGAGAGGGTGGTGTTGATCAAAGCTGTCCTGCAAACCTTGCATAGTTATTGGGCTCGAATCTTTATTCTACCAAAGACTGTTATAGGTAGATTGAGGCTATCTGCAGAGCTTACCTTTGGCATGGCTCTGATCATAAGGAAAGCCCTGCTTTGGTGTCTTGGGAGAACATTTTCCAATCCAAAAAGCATGGTGGACTGGGGTTGA
- the LOC141630931 gene encoding uncharacterized protein LOC141630931: MARNERIGGASITNAEMRPLVQVVHDCQLEDLSAKGAFYIWTNKHEHGTKVCSRLDRMLINVDWMDCFPDSYVHFLPEGLFDHCPGLIHFEGEIHRRGKPFKYFNMWSLTPNYDNIVSTGWHREWKGTPIFRVVQKLKSLKPDLKKLNKEQFGDIENLTHIAELALNQFQTMLVQDPLNEELCLSEKECATELTELRKARDQYLRQKAKCEWMEHGDDNNAYFHARIKRRRARNRVFQIKDMDNNMCTKPKDIQAAFEKYYKFLLGTSKEVSSINQRVVCAGPILTKEHCDLLIAFITGEEVKNAMFGIPGTKAPGPDGYSS; encoded by the coding sequence ATGGCCAGAAATGAGAGAATTGGAGGGGCTTCTATAACCAATGCTGAGATGAGGCCCTTGGTACAGGTGGTTCATGACTGTCAGTTGGAAGACCTTAGTGCTAAAGGTGCTTTCTATATTTGGACGAATAAGCATGAACATGGGACTAAGGTTTGTAGTAGACTGGATAGGATGCTGATAAATGTGGATTGGATGGACTGCTTCCCTGATAGCTATGTGCATTTTCTCCCTGAAGGTCTATTTGACCATTGCCCTGGTCTTATTCATTTTGAGGGGGAGATACATAGAAGAGGCAAACCTTTTAAGTACTTCAACATGTGGTCCTTGACACCTAACTATGATAATATTGTCAGTACTGGTTGGCATAGAGAGTGGAAGGGGACTCCTATATTTAGAGTTGtacaaaaattgaaaagtttgAAACCTGACCTCAAGAAGTTGAATAAGGAGCAATTTGGGGATATTGAAAACCTCACCCACATAGCTGAATTAGCTCTGAATCAGTTTCAAACTATGTTGGTGCAGGATCCTCTCAATGAAGAATTATGCTTGTCTGAGAAAGAATGTGCCACAGAGCTCACTGAATTGAGGAAAGCAAGGGATCAATATCTGAGGCAAAAGGCTAAATGTGAGTGGATGGAACATGGAGATGATAATAATGCCTATTTCCATGCCCGTATTAAGAGAAGAAGGGCTAGGAATAGAGTATTTCAAATAAAAGATATGGATAATAACATGTGCACTAAACCTAAGGATATACAGGCTGCCTTTGAGAAGTACTATAAATTTCTCTTAGGCACGTCTAAGGAGGTTAGTAGCATCAATCAGAGGGTTGTTTGTGCTGGCCCTATTTTAACTAAGGAGCATTGTGATTTGCTGATTGCATTTATAACTGGTGAGGAGGTTAAAAATGCTATGTTTGGCATTCCAGGGACAAAGGCCCCTGGACCAGATGGGTATAGTAGTTAG
- the LOC141630932 gene encoding uncharacterized protein LOC141630932: protein MTHYEDQQQFVLNNGHLIFDNKPVIIKEWHPEMQLVKHEVKRIPLWMKLYDLDVKLWGIECLKKLSSGVGKFIKCDESTFHKNFLGFARIMVEVDIDQSFPTVLNFLDETDKSQTIKVVYDWLPLSCTKCKGLGHLAENCERVEGLNKWVRKCGGLRE, encoded by the exons atgacgcattacgag GATCAACAACAATTTGTTCTTAATAATGGTCATTTAATCTTTGATAATAAGCCGGTAATTATCAAGGAATGGCATCCTGAGATGCAGTTGGTGAAGCATGAAGTTAAACGAATACCATTATGGATGAAATTGTATGACTTAGATGTGAAATTATGGGGAATTGAGTGTCTTAAAAAGCTGTCCAGTGGAGTGGGTAAATTTATTAAATGTGATGAATCCACTTTCCATAAAAACTTTTTAGGCTTTGCTCGTATTATGGTTGAAGTTGACATTGATCAATCCTTCCCTACCGTGCTTAATTTCTTGGACGAAACTGACAAATCTCAGACCATTAAGGTGGTATATGATTGGCTTCCTCTGTCATGTACTAAATGTAAGGGATTGGGCCATTTAGCTGAGAATTGCGAAAGGGTGGAGGGACTAAACAAGTGGGTCAGAAAGTGTGGAGGCCTAAGGGAGTAG